The following proteins come from a genomic window of Lolium rigidum isolate FL_2022 chromosome 5, APGP_CSIRO_Lrig_0.1, whole genome shotgun sequence:
- the LOC124651809 gene encoding phytosulfokines 5-like has protein sequence MTRRCGTSSAPPFAALALLLLLSFSRCAAAARLLPASTAPHEDSSVIDVKAADAASDGLGALPAEGGKVGNGEEPAPKVTTAAAEDLEKEEEACEEGITGEECMQRRLLHDAHLDYIYTQRKGRP, from the exons ATGACGAGACGCTGCGGTACCTCGTCGGCGCCGCCATTCGCCGCTCTTGCCCTGCTTCTCCTCCTTTCCTTCTCCCGCTGCGCCGCGGCCGCTCGCCTCCTCCCTGCCAGCACTGCTCCTCACGAAG ATTCTAGCGTAATCGACGTCAAGGCGGCCGACGCTGCGTCAGACGGGCTAGGGGCGCTTCCGGCGGAAGGCGGCAAGGTCGGCAATGGCGAGGAGCCGGCCCCGAAGgtgacgacggcggcggcagaggatctcgaaaaggaggaggaggcgtgcGAGGAGGGGATCACCGGCGAGGAGTGCATGCAGAGGAGGCTCCTCCACGACGCCCACCTCGACTACATCTACACGCAGCGCAAGGGCAGGCCATGA